A single region of the Bacteroides luhongzhouii genome encodes:
- a CDS encoding DUF6712 family protein, with translation MIFNKDDNGSRELRELTGNYYANNDFNKIITDIELATEEISALIGVELYKKVEGWYKETKEDADQDLIKKVQRPIALLATLRMYQKNDLSHEDDGRKFKIATDNSEKLPWEWQLDRDDARHMEDYYKAVDALIRYLNTSEIKEWKESRAYKMSQLLLIRSGADFDTYFPIDKSERTFMLLLPFIKEAQLLHVKKAYGNGWDTLLTMEENNEAHFAACKAVALLGMSIALKRMQLKIIPAGVIRGYVSASGAMESDPASIEDIKLLSEWMNDDAMVWIDEMKKARDGGTVTYNLLPENDKQNKYMRL, from the coding sequence ATGATATTCAATAAGGATGATAATGGTAGTAGGGAACTACGGGAACTCACTGGGAATTATTATGCAAATAATGATTTCAATAAAATCATAACTGATATTGAGTTGGCAACAGAGGAAATTTCCGCATTGATTGGTGTTGAACTGTACAAAAAAGTGGAAGGCTGGTATAAAGAGACAAAAGAGGATGCAGATCAAGACCTTATAAAGAAAGTACAACGGCCTATCGCTTTATTGGCTACATTACGTATGTACCAAAAAAATGATCTAAGTCATGAAGATGATGGGCGTAAATTCAAAATTGCTACAGATAACAGTGAAAAGCTCCCTTGGGAATGGCAATTAGATAGGGATGATGCCCGGCATATGGAAGATTATTATAAAGCAGTAGACGCTTTGATACGTTATCTCAATACTTCCGAAATTAAGGAATGGAAAGAGAGCAGGGCTTATAAAATGTCTCAGCTATTACTGATACGCAGTGGAGCGGATTTTGACACCTATTTTCCTATTGACAAGAGCGAGCGTACTTTTATGTTATTGTTGCCATTCATCAAGGAGGCACAATTACTTCATGTGAAGAAGGCGTATGGAAACGGATGGGATACGCTTTTGACTATGGAAGAAAATAATGAAGCGCATTTTGCAGCTTGTAAAGCTGTTGCGTTATTGGGAATGAGTATTGCCCTAAAACGTATGCAACTGAAAATTATTCCAGCAGGAGTAATCAGGGGATATGTGTCTGCAAGTGGTGCAATGGAGAGCGATCCTGCATCTATTGAGGATATCAAGTTATTATCCGAATGGATGAATGATGATGCTATGGTTTGGATTGATGAGATGAAGAAAGCAAGAGATGGTGGGACGGTCACCTACAACCTGTTGCCGGAGAATGATAAACAGAACAAATATATGCGATTATG